The sequence GGCTGCATCAGGAAGTCGCCGACCATGTGGGCGAAGAGCAGCGGGACGAGGGTTTCGATCATCGGTGGCCTGCATGTCTGCAGCCTTGATCGGCTGCTTTCCGGTTTGCAGCCTCTGGAGGCTGTCTTCGCATTAACAACCGAATTTGGTTGTAAATCATTTTACAATTGAATCGCGTTGTTCAATAGCTCGTAACAGATGCTCCATCGCCTCGAATTCGGCGCGCACGAGGTGGGCCGTGACGGCCTGCTGCCGGACGGGGGGGCTCATACGCTCCGCAATCGTCGCGTGATCCGGCGCGTCCGGCTGTAGCGAATGGCACAGAACCCGGGCCTGCGCCTGCGTCCAACGCTGCGACACCCCGTCGGCGAGGGCCATGGCGGCGGAGGTGAGGGCGGGGTCGGAATCGTCCGCGCGCAGCATGTCGAGCCACGGACGGCGGCGCATCTTGTCGAGGCGGGTGCCCGCGGCGCGGATGAGGTCACCTCCGGTTCGGGCGACGTCGGCGCCGTCCCAGGGCTCGAAATGGCCGGTGGCGATGACGATGCGGGTGCGGAAATCGCGGTCCACCGCCGTCAGCCGCGCCCGGATGTAGAAGGCCGCGCGCACGGCATAGAGCGGATCGCCGAGGCCCAGTTGCCAGCCGTCCCCGCGGACGCGGGACAGCGGCGTGGTGCGCGGCGCGGGATCCCACTTGGCAAGATCGGCCACGGCGGCCTCCATCACCTCGAACAGGCGGTCGAGGGCGCCGGGCGGCAGCTTGCCGGAGCGCAGGACGTCTCCGGTCAGGACGGCGTGGACGGGGTCGGGCAAGGAGGGCCTCCGCGGAACTGCGCGAACTCTAGGCCGCAGGGGCCACGCCGGTCCAGTCGCGCCGCGACAGGATGTCCGCCAGGACGTCGAGGGCGGCGCGGATCGGCGGCTCGAACCGGGCCTCGTGGTGGCAGACGAGCCACTCGTCACGGGTCAGTTCCTCGATCGCATCCGAAAGGCGGATGAGCGCGGGCCGCGTCTCGCCGACGAACATGGGCAGGATGACACGACCGAGCCCCGCCTCGGCCATGATCATGCGCAGTTGCGGGTCGTTGGCGGTGGTCACGATCTCCGCCCCGTGGTGCCGCGAGATCCAGGCTTCGGAGGGCAGCGGCGCGGTTTCGAAACTACCGCCGATCCAGCCGGTGACCTCCTCGGACGTCGCATAGACCGCGTGTTCGATGACCCCAGTGCGCCGTCCGGCGAGCCAGGGCTGCTCGGGACGGCGGTTGCGGATGCCGATGTCGATCTCGCGCCGGGCGATGTCCAGGTCGCGGTTGCAGTGGACGAATTCCGGCACCCAGCCCGCGCTGGGCCGCCAGACGCGGGAGAGATCCTCGGCGAGCTGCAGCCCGGTCCAGGTGCCGGCCGAGATGCGGACGCGCACCGGCCCGGTGCCTTCGGCCTGCCAGGTGGCGATCTCGGCCGCGACCGCCTCCATCCGGCGGGCGCGGTCCAGGAGCGCGCGGCCATCCGCAGTGACGGTGTAGCCCTGCGCGCCGTGGAGGAAGAGCCGGCGGCCGCTCCGCCGCTCGAACGCCTTCATCCGGCGGCTGAGGGTGGCGACGGAGCACCCGGCCTCCTCCGCTGCGCGGGTCAGGCTGCCGGCGCGGGCCACGGCGGAGAAGAGGGCGATGTCGTCCCAGGCGAGAGTGTTTTGCATGAATGCAAAGGTACTCCCGTCCCTGGCCATGGGCAAGCGGCCTGTCGGCGCACATCTTGGGCCTATCCAGACAGGAGCAGATCCCATGATGCCGATGATTCAGCCACCGCGGCCCGCGCCGCGGCAACAGACGAGCTATGCCGAGGAGCAGGCCAAATTTGCAAAGATAGAGCAGGAGGCGCGTGCTGCCCGGCGTCTCTACTTCTGGAACGGAGTGCTGCGACTCCTTGGCCTCCGCCCTCGCCGCGCAAGACTGTTGCAGGAGGGCGGCGAACACGAAACAATGTGTCGTGCCCTACCAAAACCGCCTCATCGATCGCCTCGACATGCTGGCCTCCTGCGGAGCAGATGAGGCCGGATGGGAACGCGCGGTGGAGCAGATCCGCGCCCACGGCGTGTCCGGCGTCAACATGGGCGAGATGGACGCGCGGACGGGCGAGATCCTGTGGATGCGCTCGACCATGTCGGAGGAGTGGATCTCGACCTATATCCGCGAGGACTTCGCCAAGCATGACCCCATGGTGCACCACGCGATGCGCAGCACCGAGGTGAAAATCCAGGACGTGGCGGACGCCCCGGAGGCGCAGCCCCTGCGCGACATCTATGACAGCATGAAGCAGGAGGGCCACCAGTGCACCTACGGCCGCGCGTCGCTCACGGCGCGCAAG is a genomic window of Pontivivens ytuae containing:
- a CDS encoding helix-turn-helix transcriptional regulator translates to MPYQNRLIDRLDMLASCGADEAGWERAVEQIRAHGVSGVNMGEMDARTGEILWMRSTMSEEWISTYIREDFAKHDPMVHHAMRSTEVKIQDVADAPEAQPLRDIYDSMKQEGHQCTYGRASLTARKDVRCVINLASDQPLEDFIAEDGEPLLRLTLSLLTERFGQAKFGDVYAGQTGTLTGRERTILQLMGLGLRNDRIAERCGIAEVTVRMHMAAARRKLGATTREHALAIALTRGLIDL
- a CDS encoding LysR family transcriptional regulator encodes the protein MQNTLAWDDIALFSAVARAGSLTRAAEEAGCSVATLSRRMKAFERRSGRRLFLHGAQGYTVTADGRALLDRARRMEAVAAEIATWQAEGTGPVRVRISAGTWTGLQLAEDLSRVWRPSAGWVPEFVHCNRDLDIARREIDIGIRNRRPEQPWLAGRRTGVIEHAVYATSEEVTGWIGGSFETAPLPSEAWISRHHGAEIVTTANDPQLRMIMAEAGLGRVILPMFVGETRPALIRLSDAIEELTRDEWLVCHHEARFEPPIRAALDVLADILSRRDWTGVAPAA